A stretch of DNA from Solea solea chromosome 11, fSolSol10.1, whole genome shotgun sequence:
cctgaatatactgaatgaccagattattccatcaatggatttttttcttcgCTGATGGcacgggcatattccaagatgaaaaTACCACGATTCATGGGCTCAAATTGTGATaaagtggttcagggagcatgagacatcattttcacacatggattggccaccacagagtccagaccttaaccccactGAGAacctttgggatgtgctggagaaggctttgcgcAGTGgtccgactctcccatcattaATACAAGATATTGGTGAAGAATGAATGCAACATTGGACAGAattaaatcttgtgacattgtaGAAGCTTattgaaacaatgccacagcgaATGAGTGGcataatcaaagctaaaggctaTTAGAGTGTGACCCATTTTTTAGGTGGCgactgttttttttggccaggcagtgtatatacatcacttatatactatatatatactttatatatatatatcagtgaCTTCAACTTTTATCAAAGTAAATGTCTTTCATTAAACCCGTTTTTAAAAAGGATGcagatcttttttctttttttttgtatcccaAAAACCTTTTGGTCACAACTTCCAGGCTCTAAATTCGATGAAGATTTTTACAATGACATCTCAACAAtacaaaaaggagaaagaagaatggggacatatttaaaatgcattttattttcctttacaacaaaagcagacaaagaaaTAAGATGAAGGGGAGAAGGGAGTGGTAAAGCTGTATATAAAGAGATGCAACCTCTGGCAtcctgaaaaaaatatatacaattcaaaataatatccATACAAAACATGCCACATacaatgaaaatgatcattataTTAATTCATAGTCCCTAAAGGTATCTCTGCTGTACAGATGcaacatatttttttctctttaaagtaggtgaggtttttttaaaaaacaaacaaaaaaaaaaacccttcaaTTTGAGCAaactttattaaattaaaagataTGCAGAGAACTTAAATTAAGATTCAGAGAAGttaaaaatgattcattctAAAATCCAGTGAGCGGCATAATGTCTCGTCATGGTCTTCCCTTGAAAtagaaacataacaaaaaatatatatatatttatatatatatatatatatcactgcGTCGGATACTCGATCAATATCTACCACTTTAGAGAAGTTCTCCGTTATACTACGAGAGTGCAATTCATTACCAGGTTAAGTATGGGATTAACTTTTGAGTATTACGTCATAACATACATGAGGCCAAGTAAACATTTCACAAGGTTTACCAACACATTCACTTCTATAGGGAAGatagaaaaaagcaaaacacaacattctAGGGAGTTCAAGATTTTCCATTCAAGAGTATATTCATCCAATTGGGAGCGATTCAGGGACAGGTTTTGGTAATTGACAAGCAGTagcataaataaaatgaaaaaataaacacgaacaatattacattaaatacaaatgCTATTCACCGTTGTACTGCTTTTAAGCGAGAAGTGATTTTCATGTCTCGATGAAAAGacttgggggggaggggggggtttcTCCCCCCGGATTACCTCGGCTTCTCCTCGCAGCTGATAGAAGACCAAACCTAGTTTAACAAACGTTTTCTCTGAGAGCTTATAGCAAAAACACTAATagaaaaaacaagtaaatgCAAAACACTCTGGTTCATATACATAAAGATATTAGTTTGCcattttacatatatttatatttatgtacagCTTTATCTTTGTTAAAAGGATATCCAGTggttgatttatttctttttttccaattttattTCTCTACACTTTTTGACTTTATTGATTACAAAGGGGCTGGATAAAGACTTGTCCCCCTAAtgcatataatatatacacagtTTTTAAAATCATGTGAGGTCTTAAGTTAGGAGTAGGGAGGAAACAAAGTAGTATGGGAAGGTGGAGTTTTCAGTAAAGCTCccttttaaagactttttttcattcatctttacaaagaaatgaaaacaaacgcCCTTTTTACCAATAAGtctttaaaaagtcttaaagtctgacatttatttgaagtattttttggtataaaatgtacttaatgtaCTTTTATAAGTAAAACAAAGTGAGGAGTTAGCAATGAGCCATgttagctcagtggtagggcgagctgtcttttaactttaaagtctttcaaggttgtgggttcaattcctggctctgctaatctgtgtgtccttgagcaagaaaCTTAACCTCATGTTGAAGCATGTGCATATTTATGATGGAGGAGTAAggagtacagatatgtgaaagtCCAGTTACATTATAACCCTGGTCATTTGGAACCTAATTTCAAAACTGACCATTTTCCTTTTGCTTTCACCACCTACTACCTGCAGTAGCTTCACAACCCACTAGGGGGCCTCAGCCCACACATTGTCTCACCGCTGTGCCTGTATCATTAGCAtggacataaaaaacaaaaaaaccacagtgTGACATCTTGAATGAAGCAACACAGCTGAAGTCCCAGGTAAGAAAAAGAGGAATTTAATGTTTTATCATCATCTATATACATGTTTTCAACTAATTCTGAAAAGATTTTGCACAACATGATTTCTGAAAATCTTGAAGTATTACATACATGAACATGATGTCTGATGGCAACAAACCAAACATGGACAGGGTgagattctcttttttttttttgacaattttgcTTCAACTGACAGcagtctgtctctcctcctcctctgctggacATCTACCCATGTTTACAATAGCAGCAACATTTCTGGGGTACACAACCAACAACCTGAACTAAAGggagattaaaaagaaaaaaggaaagaaaaaaggaaccaggtaggaggaggaggggacgtTAATTTACCTCAGAGTAGAGGACCCAGTGTTTGAGACTGCATGCAAAATGGTTACTCACAGGACATGGATTCTGGGTCAAGTGATGGAATAAACCAACATTAACTGAAGTCCATGTGGACGTAACAGTGCACAGCCCAATGGTGACAACATGTCAGTGTtaatactttgtgtgtgtgtgtgtgtgtggccactaCTCACAGCTGCAGGCAACAAAGTAGAAGGAAAACGTGCACTTTTACTTTACAGCGTGTCAGTCCTCGACTAcgtcatactgtatatgtgtcaACAGTCGTAAAACACCAGAATAAAAGAGAATCCGCTCCTTGATATTCCAGTGTAAATGAGAAGGAGATGCATTACCGAGCTCTGACGAGAACTCAAAGTGTTTCTAACAattgtagatttaaaaaaaataaaataaaataaaaaatgaactgGGATCAGTAGTACCACCAAACTGCCATGAGGGGAGCACGTGAAAAACAAATTCcagcaggtgacacagactatTTCCTGGCACAGTTGGAAACCATGCAGACAGATCACAGTAAAGACTTCTGAAAAGTACCATTCaagccaaaacaacaacaaatcacactGGTGCTTGTGGTATAAAAGGaacaaatgcatgtttttatatatacacaaatcaTATGTACCCATCAGTAGTGTCTAAtgtcaaaaaggaaaaacactcaTCATGATATctttacataaaacacaaaacatatctGGAAAAACACCCAAAACTAAATTCATTGCCATTTTCATACGCTTCTTATTTGCTCAGTTTGCATGATGTCATTAGCGCTCACCTGCGGGGTTATGGCTACGTCCACCCCGACGTCCGCTGAAGAAGAATAACGGTGAACGTTACATTccacccccaacacacacatctCATCTCACAGTGTTCatcaatatgaaataaaaaatatcaaaatcgacaaataaataataaaaacaaagaaaaaaaaccatccCAAACATTATTCCCTGCCACATTTCAAACTAACACCAGGACGGGAACCACGTCCCTGATGAGGCGAGGTCTCACATGTCTCACACGTCTCACACGTCGCGTGATGAGGAAGCTCCAGTTACATTTCTGtctgtgggatttttttttttatttgaattttttttttagcgaaAGCACGACGTAGCCGCTCGTGCCGCTTTTGTCTACAACTACAGTTGATACCAGAGGGCGTACCAGTGTCTtgggctacatccatactacgAATACTTAATCCGTGTCCAAAACGGACACTGAAGCACCATATCAGGATTAATCTGCGTCCTTAATAACACACCAGAATATATGACCAttcaggtgtaaacaggaagcagatttaaATGCAATGAGTAATTATTGTCTTTTTACGTGTGTGGCTTTAGACATAAATgcagtagtgtggatgtagccacAGAAACGACGccccctaacacacacacacacactcagtgacaGAATGGCCAACAGAACACGCGTGCTATTTAAAAACTTATAAACCTGCAACATGCTCGACTCTTCTGGACAAGGTTTGTCCATCATGGGAAAGTTTCAGaggtaaaaaccaaaacaaaaaaaaaacagaagaaaaaaaatcccatcaCTGTACAATAGAAATAATTCCTGCCATGGTTaatggaaaacagaaaaaaggtcAAGTGAGATGATATTAACAGTGGTAGTGCTGTGGTGTTGTGGCCCATGGAgaagggaagggagggaggagaggggaggggtcAACGGGCACAGGAAGGAAACACAAGGGTCAAAGGAAGGCAGGGGGGAGAAATGTTCTGGTGGGGGCGGGGGATTCTCAGTAGTTTTGGCTAAAAAGGTGAGGTAGGCCTTGTCACAACTTGGAGTGTGGCTTTAAAACTGGcagggtttttttgtctttgcagtCTGTCTTTAGTGTTTGTTTCCTATCGGAGTGTTTCTGTGGGGTCTGGCTGTGCGTCTCCAGCgcgtctccccccccctcctcccccggGGTCGCCCCGGCGCTCACATCTTGACGTCCTCCTCCACGCTGAGCTGAGACAGAGTCTTTTTGATGCGCAGGGCGGTGAGTCTGGCCGCTCCGTTGGCGTACCAGCACTCCCTCATGATCTTCCCCATCACACGCAGCGACTGCACAGGAGAGGACAGACACACGAGTTACTCTACAACCTGAAGCTAGACATGTAGACAGTGACTTACAGTGCTTCATAAATGTATCAGACACAACACCTAATGTCATCAACAGCATTGGTAactatttaattcattatttttttatgtaactgTAACGGTTAATACagcagtatgtagaagctctttaaccaaaaggCTCCATTAAGTCCTGTAGTaaagttgtttgtttctatctatctatctatgtgaatcattttgttgtttctaTTCAACACACGCGTAAAGCTGTAAtagaaaaacatacacacacgtgttacAGTCGCACTGTTGTTCCTTTTTAATGTGTATTCATGTGAGACGCCCGCCTTCATATACAGCCCGTTCACCTATATTTAGAACCCCCCGTGTGCAGCTGTTACTTTTGCATGTATACAGAGTGTGAAATACCTCGTAGCTCTGCCACCAGTTGGGCACGTTGGGCCTCAGTTTCTGGTCACACACCACCTTCCTCATCTCCTCTATGGAGGGATCTGACGGGACGAGGTCGTAGTAGGGCAGCTGGTACTCCTCGTGAATGCCTGCAGATGGAGAAACCTTCTCAGTCCGTGCTTCTTTCACGCTTTGGTTTATGAGACCCacacgttcacacgttcacTTTTTCCCCCGTTGCTTTGCTGTGTTACAGTCTTACCTCCCGTGTTGCAGCGGCGCGCAATTTCCCAGTAGACCAGGCCCAGCGCGTAAATGTCAGCACACTTGAAGGAATCAAAGTGCTTCATGTTGATGGTTTCGTCCAGAACCTCTGGAGCCATATACCTGAAGTGGACGCAGAGAGTTAGAGATAGAAACAAATAGGATTTTCCTTACGCGACTCAGTGATCAATCGTCGCGATTATCCTGAACAAAATAATTGCGATTTATGATATTATAGCAGTTTAGGTCATACTGAAATGAAtgcatctgtttttattctcagaatGTTCAGACAAACTACAAAATACGGGCACCACGATCATTGTAGTTCTGAAACACGTTGGGACAGTTTAATCTGAACGGACATTATAGGAAGATATAAGGACAGAATTATATGGGGCAGTGTTTCACAATCCTGGTCCTCAAGGACCCACTTCACTTCTCCCTGCATGCTTTAGATGttttcctgctccaacacacctccATTTGACTCTTGAGGCGTGTTGGAGCAGGGTGACATCTTAAATATGCAGGGCAGCGTGTCcttgaggaccaggattggtaTATAGAGCTCTGGTAGCTGACGTCATGCAATTCCATGATGAAAACAACGCCATTTTAGCAGGAAACCACGCTGTTCAAACCTCTACATAATATACATTCAAAGTGAGAATAGAGGACATGTATATAgaagattgaatgactttatctTTAATATGGGAATCCACCAGCCACAGATTCTGCTTGTGTAGTGATCACTTTATATCTGCTATAACTttaatatcttgttttttttgtgataagGAAAATATTATCAGGGAGTTGAAGATgtctgcaggtctggaataatgttttttatacTCATGCAAAGCACCACATCAGCATTCTAAGGGTCAGATATAATCTATAGTCTGTCAAGTTTTTAAAGTGGATTTGAAGTGTGCAGTCAAGTCCCACAGCTGGAAACAGACACCAGTGCCGTTCGTTTGTGTAAACAAATTGAATCATGCAACTACATTTGTGTGCTAATGTGTAAAAGGGGGGTATGGAAACATTTACCTCTTAGTGCCCACGCGCTGGTTCGGTGCTATATCGATTGTGTCTGTGATGGACTCGTGGCGGACGGCCAGACCGAGGTCAGCGATGGCACACACGTTGTTCTTCTTAACCAGGATATTTTTAGACTTGAGGTCACGGTGAGCGATACCAGGCTTACCTGCAGGAGGACAGACAGCACATGATTACATCTCAGCCTCAAGAGCTCAGCAGAATCAGCACGTAGCTGGCTAGAGTGGGACTGGTGACTGCACGCCGTCCTTTAACATGTCCACTTAGTCTCACCCTGAGTGCCGAGGATCTCCATGTGTAGGTGTGCCAGGCCGCTGGCTGCCGACAGTGCGAGTTTGATCATGCCCTCGATGGTGACGGAGTAGCGGTTCAGGTAATCAAACAGAGAGCCGTGCTCATGATAGTCCGACACGAGCCACAGCTGAGTCCATGTGCCGTTATCTGACAGAGAGCAAGCGGCAAGACGAGTCAGACAACGTGCAGTTCAGGTATTGATTTCAACTAAATTCATAGATGTTTTGGTTAAACTGAGGAAATCTAAATTCAAtttgaaaaacacttttacagtaTAGTAACAATGAGGTTAAAGCATGGTATTTAACCTTTttaataccatcttatttctgCAGAAATCACCAAGTAATCGCTTTGTAATCAGGGAAAATGACCAGGATATTTCTTCTGAAATAATATTATCTCAGTATTATCAGACTGTTGACCATTGTTATTACAAAGCtggaaaatgcattaaaaataagataaacattttttttgtaatgtaagTGGGTATAAGTGTACACCATGACTTCCAGCTCTTTAAATGTACATTCAAGGCTGCCTTTAAAGCTTTTTCAGCACATTACAACTGTGGTAAATGCAGTATAATACCAAACATGCAGTATAATATCAAAACCATTATTTACCAttagttttccttttctttctttctttcttttaatgcCAAAAATGTTGGGGTTCATACCTTTATTATCTGCAGCAATGAATCCGAGGATGTTTTCATGTCGTAGCATGATTGTCTGGTAGATCTCGGCCTCTCGGAACCAGGAGCGTTCCTCTCTGGATGAGAAGATTTTCACCGCCACGTCTCCCCCGCGCCACTTCCCTCTCCACACTTCACCAAACCGACCCTTTCCTATTATCTCCTGTAGCACAATAGTCCTGGCCACCGTCCGCTGCACAAACAGTGGCAAACCTGCGAGAGGcagtagagagagagggagacaagaACATTAGATATTGTTCCACATAGAGTTGTTTTTTAGATGAGGGCTGGTGGAAACACCCTGAGCAGATTCTAGGTCAGGATTATTTCACTGGTATTGCAGCAGAGTTAATTGCTCAGCTGTGTATTTATAGAACGACTTATGGAAGACCGCTTCACTACTGCTCTGGCTGACAGTGCAAttcatatatgtattatatatataatatatatatgaatatatatatatatatatatatatatatgaatatatatatatatatatatatatatgaatatatatatatatatatatatatatgaatatatatatatatatatatatatatgaatatatatatatatatatatatatatgaatatatatatatatatatatatgaatatatatatatatatatgaatatatatatatatatatgaatatatatatatatatatgaatatatatatatatatatatatatatatatgaatatatatatatatatatatatatatatatatatatatatatatatatatatatatatatgaatatatatatatatatatatatatatatgaatatatatatatatatatatatgaatatatatatatatatatgaatatatatatatatatatgaatatatatatatatatatatatatatatgaatatatatatatatatatgaatatatatatatatatatatatatatatatatatatatatataaaaaaaacacaaacccttTTACATTCAGTTGTTAACATGAACCGACCTGAGCCAGATCCAGAGGTGGACATGTCATAGATGAGGTCCTGCAGGGTTTTGTCCTTGGCCATGTACAGATGGTCACAGGAGGGGTCCTCTACCTCCAGCCTCTGCCTGTGGCTGTAGGCCCTCTGGTGATACTGGAAGAGGAACACGCCGACCATCAAAAGCACACATAACAGAAACACTGGCCCTGCGATGACCGCCACCAGCTCCACTGGCCCCCAAGGACTGCCTTGGCCTGTCCAGTCACTCCCTGCCTTGGTCGGAACTAGGATAGAAGGCAAACAACATTCAGAGACATTCAGAGATGatacaaattaaagtgttaactgtctgactgaaactgaaagtaGTTGGGTGACAGTGATGAAGCCTCACCTGGGTCTTTCAGATCAATACTGTTGCAGTAATCTACATAGCAGCAATGCGTGTTGAGCACCCCTTCAGCGCTCAGACAGTAGAAAGGCTGTCCAGGCGGGACCAGGTTGTCCCGGGTGATACAGATGCGtacatgttgctgctgcttcccCTGGTTGTAGTATGTTGAAGCCATGCAGGCGCCATCGGTCTCGCACTCATAACCAGTCTTCTCACAGTTTGTGCAGTTACAACGCAGAGCTGCAAGAAacaacagggaaaaaaacagatgagtaaatacaattaattaaaaaaaaaaaaactttcccttctgtccagcagagggcaaacTAACCACACAGGTTTAAAATAGGACGTAATAAAGAGTGTAGTGTCCCATTCAGCAGTAGGCATTTTGTCTCATGCAGACACAGAGcatgttcagcagcagcagacagacagccTTGATGGCCCTGAAACCAGATCCTTCACTGCAGATGAACCCAAACACGGGGTGGAGATGAACCTGCCCAGTGGGACAGACAAAGTGAAATCCAACAAGGAGAGAAGACTCCTGCCAAATCCCTAATGCAGCATTCTGCTCCATGCCTCGTTcccgtctttttttttgtttttttttcacaccagCACAGAGAGCTGCCACTGTTAAAGCTAATGAGACAGGAGTTTTATTAAACACAGCACACTCCTGCTTGGGGACCTATTAAAGCTGACAGAATGGAACTCCTGCCACTGCTGTAATAAAATGACGACGGTCCGCCTGCACACTCAAATTAGGTCAGTGCCAGAACGTCCGCACAAATCTGTCACATCTAAAACAAAAGCAGCGAACGTTTGGTAAACCCAGAGTGTTAAGAAACTGCAAACTGATTAGATTTGGGAGCGAAATGCGATTTTCAGTCAGAGCACGCATGCTTCTCATTTAGGGTAAGGTCAGCACAAAAGGCCTCCTCCAAGGTTTTCTACTACTAAACATTGAAAAGCAGGAATGGCCAAGGTTAGAATATTATAGGACTGGTGGTAAAGAGGCACAGAGAAGCAGCTAAGCTCAACTGAACTCAAGTTGGTGATAAATGAAAAATTGTCTGACTGACAGGGCCATGAGTGAGGTGTGACAGGCAAAGAGCTGATCTCGGGTCAAAACAAAGGCCGGACCACTCAAGACTAATCGCTGTGGACTTAGCGAAGACAAGTCCATTGTACCACCAACGACAAGAGGAGACACAAAACACCAGGAATTCCAATATCGTTCTCCAACAGAAGAAGAGGCTCAGATGTGAATGAACCACCGACAATGTCTGCcccaaaggaaagaaaaggtgTTAAGAGTGACAAGCTCCCACTAATCCTCTGTATCTTATCCTGAGGGTTTCTTTGACCAGGAGCTCGCAGATCTTGATTTTGTACCTCCGTCTCTGTCATGAAAGTGTCCACAGATTTTTAACACATTAGTGAACAAGTGGTGCTGTCACGCGACAAAGCCGTCATTCACAGTATGgttcagttatttaaaaaaaacatgtgtaaatGACTAATAGATTGGTTGCGCCATGAGCATGTAACATCCAAGTGGACAAAACCACAAACGCTGGTGTAATAGGAGTGGTTTCCATTCAACGGAACTCTGGGAGGTTGCAAtctgtgtggcagcattttttGTATGTAGCGTGTATGCTGATGTGTCTATGCTTGTCCAATGATTGGTAACTGGAAATGTGGAACACTTGAAGCAGTGTTTCAGTAATATTTCTCATCTGTTTGGTGTttgcttgcgtgtgtgtgtgttgctttccAGGAGGTGAGCGGGAAAGTGGCAGGAACTCTTGGCAGAGATTCTAAATTCAGTGAAGTTCGCATGCAGATGGAATTTCCTGCAGATTACAGAGGTGAAGCAGGCTGGGcctaaaagaaaaagagagaaaaacaagcccTGTGCCACATCACGCCAACCGACACTAATGGACTAAATGTTTTAACCATATTCAAACAAACATCGGCAAAAGCAGAAGGTTAAAAAAGCAGGACAATACTCAACATATTCAGACAACTGGATTCACTCTGCTGGTCAGGACCGATGTTAACTGGTTCTCATTTTAGTAGATAAATCTTTAGCAAAAGAGATCTAAATGTAACCAGATGTATTGTACCTTAATCTAagttagtaataataacaataaaataaaacatcttccCCAACACAATGTACCAATACATTCCCCCAGTGATCTGGTAGGGACAAGCAAGAAATGAAC
This window harbors:
- the acvr1ba gene encoding activin A receptor type 1Ba produces the protein MALKQTILTLLALVAVSAVGHALRCNCTNCEKTGYECETDGACMASTYYNQGKQQQHVRICITRDNLVPPGQPFYCLSAEGVLNTHCCYVDYCNSIDLKDPVPTKAGSDWTGQGSPWGPVELVAVIAGPVFLLCVLLMVGVFLFQYHQRAYSHRQRLEVEDPSCDHLYMAKDKTLQDLIYDMSTSGSGSGLPLFVQRTVARTIVLQEIIGKGRFGEVWRGKWRGGDVAVKIFSSREERSWFREAEIYQTIMLRHENILGFIAADNKDNGTWTQLWLVSDYHEHGSLFDYLNRYSVTIEGMIKLALSAASGLAHLHMEILGTQGKPGIAHRDLKSKNILVKKNNVCAIADLGLAVRHESITDTIDIAPNQRVGTKRYMAPEVLDETINMKHFDSFKCADIYALGLVYWEIARRCNTGGIHEEYQLPYYDLVPSDPSIEEMRKVVCDQKLRPNVPNWWQSYESLRVMGKIMRECWYANGAARLTALRIKKTLSQLSVEEDVKM